Proteins encoded by one window of Salarias fasciatus chromosome 1, fSalaFa1.1, whole genome shotgun sequence:
- the minar1 gene encoding major intrinsically disordered Notch2-binding receptor 1 — protein sequence MDPLPEYSLFLVRILEELDTKRSTMSYQDLCKSLCARFDLVHLAKLRSLLFYTACLDPAFPATLFKDKMRCSMEDPQSKKLMVAADIVTMFNLIQMNGGIAKEKLPIAHRGKFHKNQSLELCRTDNDSYKYQERERGYEHVDRPHHHHHHHRRPLAQTASPSAKSECNSCQQFIPASEPNFLLGVSKDMKCRAASLDKLHHLPQYSSGSPPSPPCEMQSTYFPMDIDSESTTDQESLQHMGHAEPFTVHSCIQKRNIFKEDFHNFVAFSPQVLTTETKQGNKAADAYHRRELHKPATFFNHSFELPYSNPYFEPTLNSPLQDRRKAKHESLDDLQASTYFGPTTVSECVSSRKHSGKVGKQPAWPVKSLSLNTEEGPPNFERPFIGGKPLKENHHCNINILGPDGDQHFQIPTEKVAASPGFVKKGNGNKNGIKSKDVMGNGPPGLDKREAVKKFRDKSASFQGGDISSSVGTQTEQAEQKKLKEYPSKYGERERHPFKHSDEDSEIVSDDISDIFRFLDDMSVCDSLGIVQSSCYNSNGSLSQVTLKSEGDSSPERNTVKLAKSKLDRLFHSLENTDDELKSSVCKLVMRIGEIEKKLESLSGVRSEISQVLSKLNKLDEKIQEPEANGRQGDTASASGSNATPDKHHSHPHAEATLSPHVFQCHTTGHNGKMDNGHTGEWCYSDGSNTDSLRMKTLKKTMFTRRSSRSLNEENSATESKVASITNSPRDWRTVSYSCHPGDEGKDKDRERDGKDRHRKPKEAERERQYELPQAQRPPKPPKEPYLIEQVFTPHPFTPTIKAHVKGSPLYTDLRLSSLSDGKRSQPSWTIEEYKRNSGEKGKQLTALDLQTQDSLNPNNLEYWMEDIYTPGYDSLLKKKEAEFRRAKACKIGALIAAATCTVILVIVVPICTMKS from the exons ATGGACCCCCTTCCAGAATACTCGCTGTTCCTGGTCCGgatcctggaggagctggacaccAAACGCAGCACCATGTCCTACCAGGACCTGTGCAAGTCCCTGTGCGCCCGCTTCGACCTGGTGCACCTGGCCAAGCTGCGCAGCCTGCTCTTCTACACGGCCTGCCTGGACCCCGCCTTCCCCGCCACCCTCTTCAAGGACAAGATGCGCTGCTCCATGGAGGACCCGCAGTCCAAGAAGCTGATGGTGGCGGCGGACATCGTCACCATGTTCAACCTGATCCAGATGAACGGGGGGATAGCCAAAGAGAAGCTGCCCATCGCGCACAGGGGCAAGTTCCACAAGAACCAGTCGCTGGAGCTGTGCAGGACGGACAACGACTCCTACAAGTATCAAGAGCGCGAGCGGGGTTACGAGCACGTGGATCGGCcgcaccatcaccaccaccatcaccgcCGCCCTCTGGCTCAGACCGCGTCTCCCTCCGCCAAGTCGGAGTGCAACAGCTGCCAGCAGTTCATACCCGCCTCCGAGCCCAACTTCCTCCTGGGCGTCAGCAAGGACATGAAATGCAGAGCGGCCTCGCTGGACAAGCTGCACCATCTGCCCCAGTACTCCAGCGGCAGTCCGCCCTCGCCGCCGTGCGAGATGCAGAGCACCTACTTTCCCATGGACATCGACAGCGAGTCCACCACCGACCAGGAGTCTCTGCAGCACATGGGCCACGCCGAGCCCTTCACCGTGCACTCCTGCATCCAGAAgaggaacatttttaaagagGACTTTCACAACTTCGTGGCCTTCTCACCACag GTTCTCACCACTGAAACCAAACAGGGCAATAAGGCTGCTGATGCCTACCACAGGAGGGAGCTGCACAAGCCTGCCACGTTCTTCAATCACAGCTTCGAACTACCCTACAGCAACCCCTACTTCGAACCCACACTCAACTCCCCATTGCAGGACCGGCGCAAAGCCAAGCACGAGAGCCTGGACGACTTACAGGCCTCCACGTACTTCGGTCCCACCACAGTGTCGGAGTGCGTCAGCAGCAGAAAGCACAGCGGCAAGGTGGGGAAGCAGCCAGCGTGGCCGGTGAAGAGCCTCAGTCTCAACACTGAAGAAGGGCCACCGAACTTTGAGAGGCCTTTCATTGGCGGCAAACCGCTTAAAGAGAACCACCACTGCAATATCAACATCCTCGGCCCCGACGGCGATCAGCATTTTCAAATTCCAACGGAAAAAGTAGCAGCTTCACCTGGTTTTGTGAAGAaaggtaatggaaataaaaatggGATTAAATCCAAGGACGTGATGGGGAATGGGCCTCCGGGTTTGGACAAAAGGGAGGCAGTCAAAAAGTTCAGGGACAAAAGTGCGTCCTTTCAGGGAGGGGACATCTCCTCCAGTGTCGGGACTCAAACGGAGCAAGCAGAGCAGAAGAAGTTGAAGGAATATCCGTCAAAGTACGGTGAGAGAGAAAGGCATCCTTTCAAACACTCGGATGAGGACTCTGAGATTGTCAGTGATGACATAAGTGACATTTTTCGCTTTCTGGAtgatatgagtgtgtgtgactctctGGGCATTGTGCAGTCCTCCTGTTACAACAGTAATGGGTCTTTGTCTCAGGTAACACTCAAGTCTGAAGGCGACAGCTCCCCCGAAAGAAACACGGTCAAACTTGCCAAGTCCAAGCTGGACCGTCTCTTCCATTCGCTGGAAAACACGGACGACGAGCTCAAATCGAGTGTTTGCAAGCTGGTGATGAGAATCGGTGAGATAGAGAAGAAGTTGGAGTCTCTGTCCGGGGTTCGCAGTGAGATCTCCCAGGTGCTGTCCAAGCTCAACAAGCTGGACGAGAAGATCCAGGAGCCCGAGGCCAACGGGAGGCAGGGGGACACCGCCTCTGCGTCCGGCTCGAATGCCACCCCAGACAAGCACCATTCTCATCCACATGCCGAGGCCACGCTCTCGCCGCATGTCTTCCAGTGCCACACCACTGGACACAACGGCAAGATGGACAACGGCCACACGGGGGAGTGGTGTTACTCTGACGGGAGTAACACCGACAGCCTCAGGATGAAGACTCTGAAGAAGACCATGTTCACCAGGAGGTCGTCCCGCTCGCTCAACGAGGAGAACAGCGCCACCGAGTCGAAGGTCGCCAGCATCACCAACTCGCCccgggactggaggactgtgtcGTACTCCTGCCACCCCGGAGACGAGGGCAAGGACAAGGACAGAGAGCGAGACGGCAAGGACAGGCATCGCAAACCCAAAGAG GCGGAGAGGGAGCGTCAGTACGAGCTCCCCCAGGCGCAGCGGCCCCCGAAGCCCCCGAAGGAGCCCTACCTGATCGAACAGGTCTTCACGCCGCACCCCTTCACTCCCACCATCAAGGCCCACGTCAAAGGCAGCCCCCTGTACACCGACCTGAGGCTCAGCAGCCTGTCGGACGGCAAACGCAGCCAGCCGTCCTGGACCATCGAGGAGTACAAACGCAATTCAGGAGAGAAGGGGAAGCAGCTCACGGCCCTGGATCTGCAG